The following coding sequences lie in one Armatimonadota bacterium genomic window:
- a CDS encoding PAS domain S-box protein yields the protein MRKVFFFSAWRLRYKIAALLIAASIVPLILASFVDLYESQSRLKENTAALLTARCEQLQERLDEFNRAWLRTGDRISRLPEIESVPSSPASAQVVARTKEILKVWPTSDKRIIAISVLGLTGRVVVATDDRLADKDLSFHTYVKEALAGKPTISDVYTYDPGTQDEPRIAFSTPILNSNRVVTGVVVVLVKASALHDIVAKTNELVGAGSNASVFDRYGIRIVDSSFEGGALRPSGKLSPDDLETLTADQRFGPNTASQMDDVSSAPEWYDKATAASVTTRMFRGVSVSGVAKYGVARRLQTTSWTVFSAIPEASIDAKLGTIARERLLFGLAIALVAVALGGVFARPILSPVRALTDVTGALADGDLSARVANKSEDEIGQLGQSFNTMADRIETQAKTLQQERDELDARVRERTADLEAEIQERKRTQSLIEGIMENSSAVIYVKDLDGKYLYANSLFCELFLTTKEKLIGSYDHDFLSSETVEKFRESDRKIAESDVALIEEDYGDLEDGRHYYYSIKSPLRDEQGVCFATFGISTDITDRKRSEDFLRTSEERTRLIVETALDAVVTIDQLGRITGWSPQAVSTFGYSRDEVIGRELADTIIPLAFRQAHRDGIVRYAETGEARVLNQRLELAAIHKGGREFPIELSITPIPTGDRIEYSAFIRDITDQKLAEEKLRAQLERLNLLHHITRATGERQDIKSIFQVVVRSLEDQLPVDFGCVCLYDPLDSLLTVSSVGILSESISADLALVENSKIAIDENGLSRCVRGNLVYEPDISQVDFPFPRRLAKGGLRSVVLSPLLVESEVFGVLVTARREANSFSSGECEFLRQLSEHVALSAHQARLHDALQTAYDDLRQTQQAVMQQERLKALGQMASGIAHDINNAISPVALYTESLLANEPSLSPKARDYLETIARSIDDVAATVARMREFYRQREPQLTFAPVPLNRLVREVIDLTRARWNDMPLQRGIRIETEIQLDPDLPQIMGIESEIREMLTNLVFNAVDAMPNGGTLTIRTSYTEGDSDSQQVRLEVADTGVGMDEETQRRCLEPFFTTKGERGTGLGMAMVYGTMQRHGANLYIESQVGQGTTIGLTFDAARKDNGDTGTTVWNPTRIANMRILIVDDDPLILKSLRDTLEGRGHMVTAANGGQAGIDEFAAALNRNEPYPVVITDLGMPYVDGRQVSSAIKEAHPDTFVILLTGWGQRLVDDGEVPPHVDFVLNKPPKILEIQDALTRSQRHGRE from the coding sequence ATGCGGAAGGTTTTCTTCTTCTCGGCTTGGCGACTTCGGTACAAAATTGCGGCGCTTCTGATTGCGGCCTCCATCGTGCCTCTCATCCTCGCGTCGTTCGTCGACCTCTACGAAAGCCAGAGCCGATTGAAGGAAAACACGGCCGCCCTGCTCACTGCTCGTTGTGAACAACTCCAAGAGCGCCTAGACGAATTTAATCGAGCATGGCTGAGAACCGGAGATCGTATTTCGCGCCTCCCCGAAATCGAATCGGTGCCTTCGTCACCCGCCTCGGCGCAGGTTGTTGCCCGCACCAAGGAGATTCTCAAGGTTTGGCCTACCAGCGACAAGCGTATCATCGCGATTAGTGTTTTGGGCCTTACCGGAAGGGTGGTTGTTGCGACCGACGATCGCCTGGCGGACAAGGACCTTTCCTTTCATACGTATGTCAAGGAAGCGCTGGCCGGCAAACCAACTATCTCCGATGTCTACACCTATGACCCAGGGACGCAGGACGAGCCGAGAATTGCTTTTTCTACGCCTATCCTCAACTCAAATCGGGTGGTGACAGGGGTCGTCGTCGTTTTAGTCAAAGCTTCCGCTCTGCACGATATTGTCGCCAAAACCAACGAACTTGTGGGAGCCGGCAGCAATGCCTCGGTCTTTGATCGGTACGGAATCCGAATCGTCGATTCCTCCTTCGAGGGCGGCGCTCTTCGCCCATCAGGCAAATTAAGCCCCGACGATTTGGAAACCCTAACTGCCGATCAGCGGTTCGGTCCCAACACTGCCTCGCAAATGGACGACGTCTCCTCCGCTCCCGAGTGGTACGACAAAGCCACGGCGGCCAGCGTAACCACCCGCATGTTCCGGGGCGTTTCGGTCAGCGGTGTCGCTAAGTATGGTGTTGCCCGTCGGCTCCAGACCACTTCTTGGACCGTTTTTTCCGCTATTCCCGAGGCCTCAATTGACGCCAAACTCGGGACCATCGCCCGCGAAAGGCTGCTCTTTGGCCTTGCGATAGCCCTCGTCGCCGTCGCCCTTGGCGGCGTCTTTGCCCGGCCCATCCTCAGCCCAGTTCGAGCCCTCACCGATGTCACCGGCGCGCTCGCCGATGGAGACCTCTCCGCCCGCGTCGCAAACAAAAGCGAAGACGAGATCGGCCAACTCGGCCAAAGCTTTAACACGATGGCCGACCGTATCGAGACCCAGGCAAAAACGCTCCAGCAAGAGCGAGACGAACTCGACGCACGTGTGCGAGAGCGCACGGCGGACCTCGAAGCTGAAATCCAAGAGCGTAAGCGCACCCAGAGCCTCATCGAAGGCATCATGGAGAACTCATCCGCGGTCATCTACGTCAAGGACCTCGATGGCAAGTATCTCTACGCCAACTCGCTCTTCTGCGAACTCTTCCTCACCACCAAAGAGAAGCTCATCGGAAGCTACGACCACGACTTCCTCTCGTCCGAAACCGTCGAAAAGTTTCGGGAATCCGACCGCAAAATCGCAGAGTCGGATGTCGCTCTCATCGAAGAGGACTACGGCGATCTCGAAGACGGACGGCACTACTATTACTCTATCAAATCGCCCCTCCGCGACGAGCAGGGCGTTTGCTTTGCCACTTTCGGAATCTCCACAGACATCACCGATCGCAAGCGCTCCGAAGACTTCCTACGTACCAGTGAAGAAAGGACACGCCTCATTGTCGAAACCGCTCTCGATGCCGTCGTCACAATCGACCAACTGGGCCGGATCACCGGTTGGAGTCCCCAGGCTGTCTCCACCTTCGGCTACTCTCGCGACGAGGTCATCGGTCGGGAATTGGCCGACACCATCATTCCCCTTGCCTTCCGCCAAGCCCATCGCGACGGAATTGTTCGCTACGCCGAAACGGGCGAGGCTCGCGTTCTCAATCAGCGCCTGGAACTCGCTGCCATCCACAAAGGCGGCCGCGAGTTCCCCATCGAACTCTCAATCACGCCGATCCCCACCGGTGACCGCATCGAATACAGCGCTTTCATTCGCGATATCACCGATCAAAAGCTGGCCGAAGAAAAGCTCCGAGCGCAGCTCGAACGCCTGAATCTGCTCCACCACATCACCCGCGCCACCGGCGAGCGCCAAGACATCAAAAGCATTTTCCAGGTCGTGGTCCGAAGTCTCGAAGACCAGCTCCCGGTCGATTTCGGCTGCGTCTGCCTTTACGACCCCCTTGACAGCCTCCTCACCGTTTCCAGTGTCGGAATCCTCAGCGAGAGCATCTCCGCCGATCTCGCCTTGGTCGAAAACTCAAAGATCGCCATCGACGAGAACGGACTTTCGCGATGTGTGCGCGGCAACCTTGTCTACGAGCCCGATATCTCGCAGGTGGACTTCCCCTTCCCACGCCGCCTTGCCAAGGGTGGTCTCCGTTCCGTCGTCCTCTCGCCCCTACTCGTCGAAAGCGAGGTCTTCGGCGTCCTCGTCACCGCCCGCCGAGAGGCTAACAGCTTCAGCAGCGGCGAATGCGAATTCCTTCGCCAACTCAGCGAACACGTCGCCCTCTCCGCCCATCAGGCCCGTCTTCATGATGCCCTCCAGACCGCCTACGACGACCTCCGCCAAACCCAACAAGCGGTCATGCAGCAGGAGCGTCTGAAAGCTCTTGGCCAGATGGCCAGCGGCATCGCCCACGACATCAATAACGCCATCTCGCCTGTCGCCCTCTACACTGAGTCCCTGCTCGCCAACGAGCCTAGCCTTAGCCCGAAGGCCCGCGATTACCTCGAGACCATCGCCCGCTCCATCGACGACGTCGCCGCCACCGTGGCTCGCATGCGCGAGTTCTATCGCCAGCGTGAGCCCCAACTCACGTTCGCACCCGTGCCCCTCAATCGCCTCGTGAGGGAGGTCATCGACCTCACCCGTGCACGGTGGAACGACATGCCGCTCCAGCGCGGCATCCGCATCGAAACCGAAATCCAGCTCGATCCCGACCTACCGCAGATCATGGGTATCGAAAGCGAAATTCGAGAGATGCTCACCAACCTCGTCTTCAACGCCGTCGATGCCATGCCCAATGGCGGGACCCTCACCATCCGCACCAGCTACACCGAAGGCGATAGCGACTCGCAACAGGTTCGGCTCGAAGTCGCCGATACCGGCGTGGGCATGGACGAAGAGACTCAGCGACGCTGCCTCGAACCCTTTTTCACGACCAAGGGTGAGCGCGGTACCGGCCTCGGTATGGCCATGGTCTACGGCACCATGCAGCGCCACGGAGCCAACCTCTACATCGAAAGCCAGGTCGGACAAGGAACCACGATCGGTCTGACCTTCGACGCCGCCCGCAAGGACAACGGCGATACCGGCACTACGGTCTGGAATCCAACAAGGATTGCCAACATGCGCATCCTGATCGTCGACGATGACCCCCTCATCCTCAAGTCGCTTCGCGACACGCTCGAGGGTCGGGGCCACATGGTAACGGCTGCCAACGGAGGTCAGGCAGGCATCGACGAATTCGCCGCCGCCCTCAATCGTAATGAGCCCTACCCGGTCGTCATCACCGACCTCGGTATGCCGTACGTCGATGGCCGCCAAGTCTCTTCTGCCATCAAGGAGGCACATCCGGATACTTTTGTGATCCTTCTGACCGGTTGGGGACAACGCCTGGTTGATGACGGCGAGGTCCCTCCCCACGTGGACTTCGTGCTCAACAAGCCACCGAAGATCCTCGAAATACAAGACGCTTTGACCAGGAGTCAACGACATGGACGGGAATAA